From a region of the Rathayibacter sp. VKM Ac-2804 genome:
- a CDS encoding AAA family ATPase — translation MSTLAASLDALVLVGSAAGLDAAAVRAEGARLAAAVAESITGAGQDWLAETGTTGGLEAFFTAASSARRWRSSPTDLLAGLVAARSEQAGAYARALTEVVSAASALGEPGIGGIAAASATAAAQLGAVQAPSTSAPAARRDLPAGVPGVDEILARLRRTEHDGPQDEPGPVAAAPPASPAPEAEPEPLEPPEAIEDLLAELDALIGLDRVKGEIKRQTQLLRIDTLRQAAGLTTPTLTRHLVFTGNPGTGKTTVARLVSRIYRSLGILSKGVLVEVDRSELVAGYLGQTSMKTAEVIASARGGVLFIDEAYALALDQYGAEAVTTLVKDMEDHRGDLVVIVAGYSGPMQGFLDTNPGLASRFSTTIDFADYSDEELSAIFARLAAAADFTPTEEAVAAFADVAAAQERTEAFGNGRWVRNVLDAAIARHAWRLRDTEEPTLDELRTLEAEDVVEAELPEAESETDASTEEIA, via the coding sequence GTGAGCACGCTCGCGGCGTCGCTCGACGCGCTCGTCCTGGTCGGATCCGCGGCCGGACTCGACGCTGCCGCCGTGCGCGCCGAGGGCGCTCGCCTCGCGGCCGCGGTCGCGGAGTCGATCACCGGGGCCGGCCAGGACTGGCTCGCCGAGACCGGGACGACCGGCGGTCTCGAGGCGTTCTTCACTGCCGCGTCGAGCGCGCGGCGCTGGCGCAGCTCGCCGACCGACCTGCTCGCCGGGCTGGTCGCGGCCCGGTCGGAGCAGGCCGGTGCGTACGCGCGGGCGCTGACCGAGGTCGTGTCCGCGGCGAGCGCGCTGGGGGAGCCGGGGATCGGCGGGATCGCGGCGGCGTCGGCGACGGCGGCGGCGCAGCTGGGGGCGGTGCAGGCTCCTTCGACGTCGGCGCCTGCCGCTCGGCGCGATCTTCCCGCCGGCGTTCCCGGTGTCGACGAGATCCTCGCGCGGCTGCGGCGGACCGAGCACGACGGGCCGCAGGACGAGCCGGGACCGGTCGCCGCCGCGCCGCCCGCCTCTCCCGCGCCGGAAGCCGAGCCCGAGCCGCTCGAGCCGCCTGAGGCGATCGAGGACCTGCTCGCCGAGCTCGACGCGCTGATCGGCCTCGACCGGGTGAAGGGCGAGATCAAGCGGCAGACCCAGCTGCTCCGGATCGACACCCTGCGCCAGGCCGCGGGTCTCACCACGCCGACGCTCACCCGGCACCTCGTCTTCACCGGCAACCCGGGCACCGGCAAGACCACGGTCGCCCGCCTCGTCTCGCGGATCTACCGCTCGCTCGGCATCCTCTCGAAGGGCGTGCTCGTCGAGGTCGACCGCTCGGAGCTGGTGGCCGGCTACCTCGGCCAGACCTCGATGAAGACGGCCGAGGTGATCGCCTCGGCCCGCGGCGGCGTGCTCTTCATCGACGAGGCCTACGCGCTCGCGCTCGACCAGTACGGCGCGGAGGCGGTGACCACCCTGGTCAAGGACATGGAGGACCACCGCGGCGACCTGGTCGTCATCGTGGCGGGCTACTCCGGGCCGATGCAGGGCTTCCTCGACACCAATCCCGGCCTCGCGAGCCGCTTCTCCACCACCATCGACTTCGCCGACTACAGCGACGAGGAGCTGTCCGCGATCTTCGCGCGCCTCGCCGCGGCCGCCGATTTCACGCCGACGGAGGAGGCGGTCGCCGCCTTCGCCGACGTCGCCGCCGCTCAGGAGCGCACCGAGGCGTTCGGCAACGGGCGCTGGGTGCGCAACGTGCTCGACGCGGCCATCGCCCGGCACGCCTGGCGCCTGCGCGACACCGAGGAGCCGACGCTCGACGAGCTGCGGACCCTGGAGGCGGAGGACGTCGTGGAGGCGGAGCTGCCGGAGGCGGAGTCCGAGACCGACGCATCGACCGAGGAGATCGCATGA
- a CDS encoding serine/threonine-protein kinase codes for MNGDPCTSTPGCTGVIEDGYCNVCGLPAEAPAAAVSAPTARRSAPGAPAPATASAAFGTGFAEGAPNAQAPVGSSTEEAATARSGRTSSARLATAALGSARTAQTGSKTTRRVGTTSTRLRGPRLGAGLTTVPSRPAADPMAALMKEAVLPERKRFCSNCGTAVGRGRDGKPGRTEGFCPNCRTPFSFTPQLAKGDVVGGQYEVVGCLAYGGLGWIYLARDRNVSGRWVVLKGLLNSGDPDAYAAAVTERQYLAEVEHPLIVEIYNFVLHEGAGYIVMEYVGGPSLKQILQERRDANGGSADPLPVDQALAFVLEVMPAFAYLHDHGLLYCDFKPDNMIQVGDQVKLIDLGGVRRADDEESAIYGTVGYQAPEVPELGPSIASDVYTIGRTIASLVLDFRGNQTTYVASLPPVSETPLFQKYDSFYRLVAKACAPDPQDRFATVDEMRGQLLGVLREVVATDRGPGHPALHSTESALFEAPVADVVDRPLPWDALPGLKTDESDPARAWLAGVNVADPIVRLRALALAPTVTVEVRLARARAAIEAERWEDVARATGEILTEDPWEWRAVWMSGLAQLARHDDIGARASFNTVYGQVPGELAPKLALAAACESSGEPEVAESLYVICARADANYTAPAAFGLARVRQHRADLDGALDALDIVTPTRSSYVDARRRRAELLAGSGRGLPALSAALASVDTVAIDARTRLELTTGVLESALELVQRDGPAEGATIGGIDATEPALRDGLETSYRSLAAATREKQERLRLVDRANAVRRWTLT; via the coding sequence ATGAACGGCGACCCCTGCACCTCCACCCCGGGCTGCACCGGCGTGATCGAGGACGGCTACTGCAACGTCTGCGGGCTGCCGGCGGAGGCGCCTGCGGCCGCGGTGTCGGCTCCCACCGCGCGGCGCTCCGCGCCCGGCGCCCCCGCGCCCGCCACCGCCTCCGCCGCCTTCGGCACCGGCTTCGCCGAGGGCGCGCCGAACGCGCAGGCCCCCGTCGGATCGAGCACCGAGGAGGCGGCCACCGCCCGCAGCGGCCGCACCTCCTCCGCCCGCCTGGCGACCGCCGCGCTCGGCTCGGCCCGCACGGCGCAGACCGGCTCGAAGACCACCCGCCGCGTCGGCACCACCTCGACCCGCCTGCGCGGACCGCGGCTCGGCGCCGGGCTGACGACCGTCCCCTCCCGCCCCGCTGCCGATCCGATGGCCGCGCTGATGAAGGAGGCGGTGCTCCCCGAGCGCAAGCGCTTCTGCTCCAACTGCGGCACCGCGGTCGGCCGCGGTCGCGACGGCAAGCCCGGCCGCACCGAGGGCTTCTGCCCCAACTGCCGCACGCCGTTCAGCTTCACGCCGCAGCTCGCGAAGGGCGACGTCGTCGGCGGGCAGTACGAGGTCGTCGGCTGCCTCGCCTACGGCGGGCTCGGCTGGATCTACCTCGCCCGCGACCGCAACGTCTCCGGCCGCTGGGTCGTGCTCAAGGGCCTGCTCAACTCGGGCGACCCGGACGCCTACGCAGCGGCGGTGACGGAGCGGCAGTACCTCGCCGAGGTCGAGCACCCGCTGATCGTCGAGATCTACAACTTCGTCCTGCACGAGGGCGCCGGCTACATCGTGATGGAGTACGTCGGCGGGCCCAGCCTCAAGCAGATCCTCCAGGAGCGCCGCGACGCGAACGGCGGCTCCGCGGACCCGCTGCCCGTCGATCAGGCGCTCGCCTTCGTGCTCGAGGTGATGCCCGCCTTCGCCTACCTGCACGACCACGGCCTGCTCTACTGCGACTTCAAGCCCGACAACATGATCCAGGTCGGCGACCAGGTCAAGCTGATCGACCTGGGCGGCGTGCGCCGGGCCGACGACGAGGAGTCGGCGATCTACGGCACGGTCGGCTACCAGGCGCCCGAGGTGCCCGAGCTCGGGCCGTCGATCGCCTCCGACGTCTACACGATCGGACGGACGATCGCCTCGCTCGTCCTCGACTTCCGCGGCAACCAGACCACCTACGTCGCGTCGCTGCCGCCGGTGTCCGAGACGCCGCTCTTCCAGAAGTACGACTCCTTCTACCGGCTGGTCGCGAAGGCCTGCGCGCCCGACCCGCAGGACCGGTTCGCCACCGTCGACGAGATGCGCGGGCAGCTGCTCGGCGTGCTGCGCGAGGTCGTCGCGACCGACCGCGGACCGGGTCACCCCGCGTTGCACTCGACCGAGTCGGCGCTGTTCGAGGCGCCCGTCGCCGACGTGGTCGACCGGCCGCTGCCCTGGGACGCGCTGCCCGGGCTCAAGACCGACGAGTCCGACCCGGCCCGCGCCTGGCTCGCGGGCGTCAACGTCGCCGACCCGATCGTCCGGCTGAGGGCCCTCGCGCTCGCGCCGACCGTCACCGTCGAGGTGCGGCTCGCCCGCGCCCGCGCGGCGATCGAGGCCGAGCGCTGGGAGGACGTCGCCCGGGCGACCGGCGAGATCCTCACCGAGGACCCGTGGGAGTGGCGCGCGGTCTGGATGAGCGGGCTGGCCCAGCTCGCTCGCCACGACGACATCGGCGCCCGCGCCTCGTTCAACACCGTCTACGGCCAGGTGCCGGGTGAGCTCGCGCCGAAGCTCGCGCTCGCCGCGGCCTGCGAGTCGAGCGGCGAGCCCGAGGTGGCGGAGTCGCTCTACGTGATCTGCGCCCGCGCCGACGCCAACTACACCGCGCCCGCCGCCTTCGGCCTGGCCCGGGTCCGGCAGCACCGGGCCGATCTGGACGGCGCGCTCGACGCGCTCGACATCGTCACGCCGACCCGCTCCTCCTACGTCGACGCCCGCCGCCGCCGGGCCGAGCTGCTGGCCGGCTCGGGGCGCGGACTGCCGGCGCTGTCCGCGGCGCTCGCCAGTGTCGACACCGTCGCGATCGACGCGCGCACCCGGCTCGAGCTGACGACGGGGGTGCTGGAGTCGGCGCTCGAGCTGGTCCAGCGCGACGGGCCCGCCGAGGGAGCGACCATCGGCGGGATCGACGCCACCGAGCCCGCCCTCCGCGACGGTCTCGAGACCTCCTACCGCTCGCTCGCGGCCGCCACCCGCGAGAAGCAGGAGCGCCTGCGCCTCGTCGACCGGGCGAACGCCGTGCGCCGCTGGACGCTGACGTGA
- a CDS encoding DMT family transporter: MTSTAPSSTTAAPSRRDAALLWSAIAVTVLLWASAFVGIRFAADDFGPGALTLGRILVGSIALTVVRVVITARRGPERPERSRVPRGRILLLVLVWGVAWFGVYNLALNAAERHVDAGTAALLVNIAPMITAVLAGLLLGEGFPRRLLGGMAVALAGVAVIAFSTSSGQFDVIGVVLGLAAAVLYGGAATLQKRLLGHVDAMTMTWIGCLAATVACLPFAPDLVASLQAAPASSIAAVVYLGVFPTAVAFTTWGYVLSRSSAGRTAATTYAVPAVVVLLSWLLLAETPPAAALIGGAIALGGVAVATLRRRPAGV, encoded by the coding sequence ATGACCAGCACCGCACCCTCCAGCACCACCGCCGCTCCGAGCCGCCGCGACGCGGCGCTGCTCTGGTCGGCGATCGCGGTGACGGTGCTGCTCTGGGCGTCGGCCTTCGTCGGCATCCGCTTCGCCGCGGACGACTTCGGCCCGGGCGCCCTCACCCTCGGCCGCATCCTGGTCGGCTCGATCGCGCTGACGGTGGTGCGCGTCGTGATCACGGCACGCCGGGGCCCCGAGCGGCCGGAGCGCAGCCGGGTGCCGCGCGGCCGGATCCTCCTGCTCGTGCTCGTCTGGGGTGTCGCCTGGTTCGGCGTCTACAACCTCGCGCTCAACGCGGCCGAGCGGCACGTCGACGCCGGCACCGCGGCGCTCCTGGTCAACATCGCGCCGATGATCACCGCGGTCCTCGCGGGCCTCCTCCTCGGCGAGGGCTTCCCGCGGCGCCTGCTCGGCGGCATGGCGGTGGCGCTCGCCGGAGTCGCGGTCATCGCCTTCTCGACCTCCTCGGGGCAGTTCGACGTGATCGGCGTCGTCCTCGGCCTCGCCGCCGCGGTCCTCTACGGCGGTGCCGCGACGCTGCAGAAGCGCCTGCTCGGGCACGTCGACGCGATGACGATGACCTGGATCGGCTGCCTCGCCGCGACCGTCGCCTGCCTGCCGTTCGCGCCGGACCTGGTCGCCTCGCTCCAGGCCGCACCCGCCTCCTCGATCGCCGCCGTCGTCTACCTGGGCGTCTTCCCGACGGCCGTCGCCTTCACCACCTGGGGCTACGTCCTCTCGCGCTCCAGCGCCGGCCGCACGGCCGCCACCACCTACGCGGTCCCGGCCGTCGTGGTGCTGCTGTCCTGGCTCCTGCTCGCCGAGACGCCGCCGGCCGCCGCGCTGATCGGCGGCGCGATCGCGCTGGGCGGAGTCGCGGTCGCCACGCTCCGGCGGCGGCCCGCCGGAGTCTGA
- a CDS encoding DUF2071 domain-containing protein, producing MTSVESVTRSAPALGGPRILRQRWTEAAFLHWRVDPALVAPHLPPGVRPDEHDGASWVGLIPFRLSRTAFLGGPRVPWLGTFPEVNVRLYSIDRHGRRGVVFVSLEASHLLPVLTAQAVFGLPYRWARMGIEHRHGAVIYTTERISDPAARSRIVVRPTPGTDASEDPIAGFLTSRWAYHERHLGSTWYGRNLHRPWPLQRAELLALDDGLLEVAGFPGLATRAPDSVLYSPGVETVFTVPRRV from the coding sequence GTGACCTCCGTCGAATCCGTGACCCGTTCCGCGCCCGCGCTCGGCGGGCCGCGCATCCTCCGCCAGCGCTGGACCGAGGCGGCCTTCCTGCACTGGCGCGTCGACCCGGCGCTGGTCGCGCCGCACCTGCCGCCCGGCGTGCGTCCGGACGAGCACGACGGCGCCTCCTGGGTGGGCCTCATCCCGTTCCGGCTGTCGCGGACGGCGTTCCTCGGCGGGCCGCGCGTGCCGTGGCTGGGGACCTTCCCCGAGGTGAACGTGCGGCTGTACTCGATCGACCGGCACGGGCGCCGCGGAGTCGTCTTCGTCTCGCTCGAGGCGTCGCACCTGCTGCCCGTGCTCACGGCACAGGCCGTCTTCGGCCTGCCGTACCGCTGGGCGCGGATGGGGATCGAGCACCGCCACGGAGCGGTCATCTACACGACCGAGCGGATCAGCGACCCCGCCGCCCGCTCGCGGATCGTGGTGCGGCCGACCCCGGGCACCGACGCGTCCGAGGATCCGATCGCCGGCTTCCTCACCTCGCGCTGGGCTTACCACGAGCGCCACCTGGGCTCGACCTGGTACGGCCGCAACTTGCATCGGCCGTGGCCGCTGCAGCGCGCGGAGCTGCTCGCGCTCGACGACGGGCTGCTCGAGGTCGCGGGCTTCCCGGGGCTGGCGACGCGGGCGCCGGACTCGGTGCTGTACTCCCCGGGCGTCGAGACGGTGTTCACGGTGCCGCGGCGGGTGTGA
- a CDS encoding glutamate ABC transporter substrate-binding protein — protein MTRLSTLRTGAVALLLGTVLAVSGCTSGASDLGTITEATTTPTPTASAPSTAAPATAECSPSAVTSYAPTGVTDSPRLAQIRDDGKLRVGVSADTLLMSSRNPLTGAIEGFDIDIAREIAGAILGDPTAIEFVVITSAQRLPALSGDAATPQVDLVARTLTMTCDRWDSIAFSSEYYAAGLKVLVSKSNEADGIDKLAGARVCAPRSTTTLSRLESDYPDVEAVAADTHTQCLAEFQEGSVDAIAGDDTILAGFVAQDPYAKVIGDPLSDEPYGLGMPAGDTDYVRFVNAALESIRADGRWQSIYDRWLGDLGTATPPTAVYGR, from the coding sequence ATGACCCGCCTCAGCACCCTGCGCACGGGCGCCGTCGCGCTCCTGCTCGGCACCGTGCTCGCCGTCTCCGGCTGCACCAGCGGCGCGAGCGACCTCGGAACGATCACCGAGGCGACGACCACGCCGACCCCCACGGCGTCCGCGCCGTCGACCGCCGCTCCGGCCACTGCGGAGTGCTCGCCCTCGGCGGTCACCTCCTACGCGCCCACCGGCGTCACCGACAGCCCCCGCCTCGCGCAGATCCGGGACGACGGGAAGCTCCGCGTCGGCGTCTCGGCCGACACCCTGCTGATGAGCTCGCGCAACCCGCTGACCGGCGCGATCGAGGGCTTCGACATCGACATCGCCCGCGAGATCGCCGGCGCGATCCTCGGCGACCCGACCGCGATCGAGTTCGTGGTGATCACCTCGGCGCAGCGCCTGCCCGCCCTCAGCGGCGACGCCGCGACCCCGCAGGTCGACCTGGTCGCCCGCACGCTGACGATGACCTGCGACCGCTGGGACAGCATCGCGTTCTCCTCCGAGTACTACGCCGCGGGGCTGAAGGTACTCGTCTCGAAGAGCAACGAGGCCGACGGCATCGACAAGCTCGCCGGCGCGAGGGTCTGCGCGCCGCGGAGCACCACCACGCTCAGCCGGCTCGAGAGCGACTACCCGGACGTGGAGGCGGTCGCCGCCGACACGCACACCCAGTGCCTCGCGGAGTTCCAGGAGGGCTCCGTCGATGCGATCGCCGGCGACGACACGATCCTCGCGGGCTTCGTCGCACAGGACCCGTACGCCAAGGTGATCGGCGACCCGCTCAGCGATGAGCCCTACGGCCTCGGGATGCCGGCCGGCGACACCGACTACGTGCGCTTCGTCAACGCGGCGCTCGAGAGCATCCGCGCCGACGGCCGCTGGCAGAGCATCTACGACCGCTGGCTCGGCGATCTCGGCACGGCGACGCCGCCCACCGCCGTGTACGGGCGCTGA
- a CDS encoding LysR family transcriptional regulator — MLDVQRLRVLRAVVAAGSIVGAAASLGYTPSAISQHLAALQRETGLTLLERVGRGVRPTAAGRTLAEQADRVLERLGEAEAVVADLRAGRAGRLSMTYFASVGSAWMPEVARRLIAGFPQLALDLRLGEEVAEDPAERPDVQLLVAEPGRTADSPGFTAHHLIDDPYLAVLDRSHPLAERAEIELAEIAGDRWIDNDLPTGWCRRTLVDACAAAGFTPRFHVQANDHVTAVAFVAAGMGLTVLPALAAQPLPAGLVAVPLVRPRPLRSIHAVVRGSVASSAPVRVAVAALVELAGAGSGR, encoded by the coding sequence ATGCTCGACGTCCAGCGCCTCCGGGTCCTCCGCGCCGTCGTCGCGGCCGGCTCGATCGTCGGCGCCGCAGCATCGCTCGGCTACACGCCGTCGGCGATCAGCCAGCACCTCGCCGCCCTGCAGCGCGAGACCGGGCTGACCCTGCTCGAGCGGGTCGGCCGCGGCGTCCGGCCGACCGCCGCGGGCCGCACCCTCGCCGAGCAGGCCGACCGGGTGCTGGAGCGGCTCGGCGAGGCGGAGGCGGTCGTCGCCGACCTGCGCGCGGGCCGGGCCGGCCGGCTCTCGATGACCTACTTCGCCTCCGTCGGCAGCGCCTGGATGCCCGAGGTGGCGCGGCGGCTGATCGCCGGGTTCCCGCAGCTGGCGCTCGATCTGCGCCTGGGCGAGGAGGTGGCGGAGGACCCGGCCGAGCGGCCCGACGTCCAGCTGCTGGTCGCCGAGCCGGGCCGGACGGCCGACTCCCCCGGCTTCACGGCCCACCACCTGATCGACGACCCGTACCTCGCCGTCCTGGACCGGTCGCATCCGCTCGCCGAGCGCGCCGAGATCGAGCTGGCGGAGATCGCGGGCGACCGCTGGATCGACAACGACCTGCCGACCGGCTGGTGCCGCCGGACCCTCGTCGACGCCTGCGCGGCGGCGGGCTTCACGCCGCGCTTCCACGTGCAGGCGAACGACCACGTGACGGCGGTCGCCTTCGTGGCGGCGGGGATGGGGCTGACCGTGCTGCCGGCGCTCGCTGCGCAGCCGCTCCCGGCGGGGCTCGTGGCGGTGCCGCTGGTGCGGCCGCGCCCGCTGCGGTCGATCCACGCCGTGGTGCGCGGGTCGGTGGCGTCGTCCGCGCCGGTGCGCGTCGCGGTCGCGGCGCTGGTGGAGCTCGCGGGAGCCGGCTCCGGGCGGTGA
- a CDS encoding toxic anion resistance protein, producing MTEALQPPQNALSLTPPEPVAAVATTSAPSIAPKVPEQALPGLEAKVDGYLASLMSAEARSPEFAAKANDIRTMGDADIRSAADSSNRLLKTPVRALQEGGLSEGSTIGKTLLELRRTVEDLDPSEDNIQKKILGFIPFGNKITDYFRRYESAQSHLNAIIQALYDGQDELRKDNAALNLEKQNLWDTMTRLNEYIYVAERLDVKLSAKIAELDATDPDRARALREDVLFYARQKHQDLLTQLAVSIQGYLAIDVVIKNNVELIKGVDRATTTTVSALRTAVIVAQALANQRLVLDQITALNTTTSNMIEATSRMLAEQSASIQSQAASATVGLPQLQAAFANIYQTMDSISDFKIKALDSMAQTVGVLQVETAKAGEYVERARRSNSDIDAASSLDLGR from the coding sequence ATGACCGAGGCCCTGCAGCCGCCCCAGAACGCCCTCTCGCTCACGCCGCCCGAGCCCGTCGCCGCGGTCGCGACCACGTCGGCGCCGTCGATCGCGCCGAAGGTTCCCGAGCAGGCGCTGCCCGGCCTCGAGGCGAAGGTCGACGGCTATCTCGCGTCGCTGATGTCGGCCGAGGCCCGCAGCCCCGAGTTCGCGGCGAAGGCCAACGACATCCGCACGATGGGCGACGCCGACATCCGCTCGGCCGCCGACTCCTCGAACCGCCTGCTGAAGACGCCCGTGCGGGCGCTGCAGGAGGGCGGGCTCTCCGAGGGCTCGACCATCGGCAAGACGCTGCTGGAGCTGCGCCGCACGGTCGAGGACCTCGACCCCTCCGAGGACAACATCCAGAAGAAGATCCTCGGCTTCATCCCCTTCGGCAACAAGATCACCGACTACTTCCGCCGCTACGAGAGCGCGCAGTCGCACCTCAACGCGATCATCCAGGCGCTCTACGACGGCCAGGACGAGCTGCGGAAGGACAACGCGGCGCTCAACCTGGAGAAGCAGAACCTCTGGGACACGATGACGCGCCTCAACGAGTACATCTACGTCGCGGAGCGCCTCGACGTGAAGCTGTCGGCGAAGATCGCCGAGCTCGACGCGACCGACCCGGACCGCGCCCGGGCGCTGCGCGAGGACGTCCTCTTCTACGCGCGGCAGAAGCACCAGGACCTGCTGACCCAGCTGGCCGTCTCGATCCAGGGCTACCTCGCGATCGACGTCGTGATCAAGAACAACGTCGAGCTGATCAAGGGCGTCGACCGCGCGACCACGACGACCGTGTCGGCGCTGCGCACGGCGGTCATCGTCGCGCAGGCGCTCGCCAACCAGCGCCTGGTGCTCGACCAGATCACCGCGCTCAACACCACGACCTCGAACATGATCGAGGCCACCTCGCGGATGCTCGCCGAGCAGTCCGCGAGCATCCAGTCGCAGGCGGCGTCGGCCACGGTCGGGCTGCCGCAGCTGCAGGCCGCGTTCGCGAACATCTACCAGACCATGGACTCGATCTCGGACTTCAAGATCAAGGCGCTCGACAGCATGGCGCAGACCGTCGGGGTGCTGCAGGTCGAGACCGCGAAGGCCGGCGAGTACGTCGAGCGGGCCCGGCGCAGCAACTCCGACATCGACGCGGCCTCCTCGCTCGATCTCGGCCGCTAG
- a CDS encoding HNH endonuclease signature motif containing protein translates to MVQNEDGERPREGRRGADAALASAVEAVCAVDPLRARAEAQRAELVERARLAAAASYEVLVDPLVRNRVERREAAQRALVAELATALRMSEAHVSGLIEESRLLVNELPLTLAALREGRISPEHARVILRAAAELPPEVRGRLDEEAAVVAADRTPPQLQRRLRTLRERLHPESTTERHRRCAARRGVWLDGDSDGMATLLLHLPAPEAHGAFDRIDRVARSLRELPGEKRTIGQLRADVGAALLIDGETAGAERRATGTAVPVGIRPRVAVTVPVLTLLGRSDEPGTLEGYGPIDPETARRLAADAPSFTRILTHPETGAVLSVGRTSYRVPADLRRYLLHRDETCRFPGCTRAASASDVDHGVEWQHGGLTDADNLAHLCRHHHRLRHTSTWQVEHRPAGVLHWTSPTGRRHVTHPARTGPPRGRAAPDREPDAVKNESPPF, encoded by the coding sequence ATGGTTCAGAACGAGGACGGGGAGCGACCCCGCGAGGGGCGCAGGGGCGCAGATGCTGCGCTCGCCTCCGCGGTCGAGGCGGTGTGCGCCGTCGATCCGCTCCGGGCGCGAGCGGAGGCGCAGCGTGCCGAGCTGGTCGAGCGCGCCCGGCTCGCGGCGGCGGCCTCGTACGAGGTGCTCGTCGATCCGCTGGTGCGCAACCGCGTGGAACGGCGGGAGGCGGCGCAGCGGGCGCTCGTCGCAGAACTCGCCACCGCGCTGCGGATGTCGGAAGCGCACGTCTCCGGGCTGATCGAGGAGAGCCGGCTGCTCGTCAACGAGCTCCCGCTCACCCTCGCCGCACTCCGTGAGGGTCGGATCTCGCCCGAGCACGCGCGGGTGATCCTCCGCGCCGCCGCCGAGCTGCCGCCCGAGGTGCGCGGGCGCCTCGATGAGGAGGCCGCCGTGGTCGCGGCCGACCGCACTCCCCCGCAGCTGCAGCGTCGCCTCCGGACTCTGCGGGAGCGACTGCATCCCGAGTCGACGACCGAGCGCCACCGCCGCTGCGCCGCGCGGCGTGGCGTCTGGCTCGACGGCGACAGCGACGGCATGGCCACCCTGCTCCTGCACCTCCCCGCCCCCGAGGCGCACGGCGCCTTCGACCGCATCGACCGCGTAGCGCGCTCCCTGCGCGAGCTGCCCGGCGAGAAGCGGACGATCGGGCAGCTGCGGGCCGACGTCGGGGCAGCGCTCCTCATCGACGGCGAGACCGCCGGCGCGGAGCGACGAGCGACGGGAACCGCCGTTCCGGTCGGGATCCGTCCGCGGGTCGCGGTCACCGTCCCCGTCCTCACGCTCCTGGGCCGCTCCGACGAGCCCGGCACCCTCGAGGGCTACGGGCCGATCGACCCCGAGACCGCGCGCCGGCTCGCGGCCGATGCGCCCTCCTTCACGCGGATCCTCACCCATCCGGAGACCGGCGCGGTGCTCTCCGTGGGACGCACCTCGTACCGGGTGCCCGCCGATCTGCGGCGCTACCTGCTGCACCGCGACGAGACCTGCCGCTTCCCCGGCTGCACGCGCGCGGCCTCCGCGAGCGACGTCGACCACGGCGTCGAGTGGCAGCACGGCGGCCTCACCGACGCCGACAACCTCGCCCACCTCTGCCGCCACCACCACAGGCTCCGGCACACCAGCACCTGGCAGGTCGAGCACCGGCCCGCCGGAGTTCTGCACTGGACGAGCCCGACCGGCAGGCGGCACGTCACCCACCCCGCGCGCACCGGGCCGCCGAGAGGCCGCGCGGCACCGGACAGAGAACCGGACGCCGTGAAGAACGAGTCACCGCCGTTCTGA